The window GCTCTTCAATCATCGGTAGGCTGACCTCTGACACCTTGAGAAGGATCTGCGCCTTCGTCTGATTTGCCGCTAGTTGAAGCAATTCTTCAATCACATGACCACGCAAAGCAGCGCTGATCGTTTTGGGAAGCAGAGTGGTCATCACTTGTTCAAACAGAGGCTTCAATCCTCGGTTCAACCTGGTCAGCGCTTCCTGATAGGTAAAAGAAAGATCGTGCAAGTTGTGGACAAATTCTGCTTCGATATTTCTATTTTCATTGGAATGGTTTTTGTCAGCATCACTCCAGCCGGCCTGATACCCTTCCTCGAAAGCCTTGAGCTTTTGATCTTCTATATGTTCGGGTGAGACAGAATCTGTAAGCTCTCCTTCTAGGCCCAATGGGCTGAAATCAGCGTAGCGATGCGCAATCGAAGTCATACTTTTTCCTCCTTATCCTCAAGCCATCCGCGCAAAATTTCGACAGTCTCCTCCTGACGCTCCCCAATCATATTGCGTAGACGTTCAACGGGATCTTCGGGGGGCAAACGCTCAAGGTCGCTATTCTGCATCGCTATTACGTCGCCCGAACCAGCGGTCATCTGGGCGTTTCCGATGTCTTCGGCATCAATCATCGCCGGAAGACTGCTAAGCTCAGCAATAGCACCGCCCTCGCTGGTAGAATTCTCCAGATATTGAGACCCAATCATTGCAGGGACTTCGGCGGGCTGCTTGGTCAGAACAGGCCGGATTACGAAAAGGCCTAAGATCAACGTAACGACCGCAAGGACTAACATCTGGATCGCTGACAGGAGATCGAGATCAAACTGATCCACTAGCGACACGCTGGCAGCCGTGCCCGAAGGCGCCACGCTTTGCAGCGCCATGGATTTAAGTGTGATGATATCCCCGCGCTCTGCGTCAAAGCCAACAGCAGATGAGACAAGTTCGCGCAATGCGTCCATTTCAGCCGGATCCCGCGGTTGCGAGACAGGCTCACCAACATCATTCAAAACAGTGGTCTCATTCACCAATACAGCAACAGATAGCCGTTTCACTGCACCGGGCACACGGATGATCTCCCGCTCGGTCTCGGACACTTCATAGTTAATACGTTCTCGCGTTTCGCTGTTTTGCGAAGAAGACTTGTCGCCGCCCGCGCCGCCCTTCTGATCTGGTAGATTGCTTGCAACGGTCACATTACCGCCACCAGTACCCTCGGCGGTATTTGTGCGCTCTTCGGTATCGCTGCTAATAGCAACCCGTCCATCGGGATCGAAACTACGCTCGCGAATCGCCTCGCTCTCTGTGACGGTATCGACGCTAACTTCAACGACTGCATTGCCGAAACCAACCCGCGCTTCGAGCAACCGCTGTACCCGATCACGAAGAACCTGAGCTTTATCATCACCTCCGACAGAGGGGGCCGATTCTTCGGTCGCACCTATGAGAGACCCATTCGCATCAATCACCGCCACGTCTTCAGGGGCGAGCCCGGCAACAGCGGATGCGACCAAAAAGCGAACAGCTTTTCCCTGGGCTGGGGAAATGGTTCCGCCATTCGGGGTCAAAGATACAGACGCTTTTGGCGTAATCCCTCGCTGAAACGGGTTTGATCCCGTACTTGCGATATGCACACGCGCCATAGATATTGCCGGGTTTGCTACGATCGTTCGGGCCAGTTCACCTTCCTTCGCGCGCCAATAGGCAGCATCGAACATCTGGCTTGTTGTGCCGAAACCGGTCAACTGATCAAGCAATTCATACCCGCGGTTCCCGTTCGCAGGGAGACCTTCACTGGCCAAAGTAAGGCGCAATTCATCGCGTGCCTTACTGTCCACAAATATTGATCCACCGCGCACTTCAAAAACCACACCGCGTTGCTCCAGTGAACGGACAACGTCCCCTGCTGCGCTGCTTTCAAGCCCTGCATACAGGAGAGTCATACTAGGGGCCGTGGTCATGCGCGCCATTGCGAGAATCGCAAAGAACATCGCACTGGTCGCCGCGATTACAATAAGTTGCCGCTTGATCCCAAGCTTCATCCAGACATTCAGGTACTGCTGCACAATCGCCTCCGTCGCACCGAACGTTCTGTCCGGCTTCTCCAACAGAAATGACCGATTGGGCTTAACAACCCGTTAGTGCAATCGCGGCTATACCATTTTGCATAGCAGAGGTTGGAGACACCATGTCAGAAGATGAAGCAGCGTTGGAAGACGCTTCCCCGAAAAAATCCAAGGCGCCTTTAATCATTGGACTTATGTTGGCGCTGGTCGGTGCTGGCGGGGGGTTCTATGCGGCTCTTTCAGGTATGATTCTTGGCGGCGACGCCGAAATCCATACGGACGATGGGAAAGAGAAAGCCAAAAATCCTTTTGCAAATATCGCATTTGTAGAAATTGAACCGATGATGGTTTCGGTAGACGCACGCCCGGAACGAAGGATTCTCCGCTTTCGTGCTCAGCTTGAAGTGCCTCAAGACTATCAAGAAGACGTAACCAAGCTGCTTCCACGGGTTGTTGATGTGCTCAACAGCTATTTGCGAGCATTGGAAGTCGCGGATTTGGAAGATCGAACAGCACTGACACGACTGCGTGCGCAGATGCTGCGTCGTGTTCAGGTTGTTACAGGTCAGGACCGTGTCAATGACTTCCTGATCATGGAATTTGTACTAACTTAAAAGGAGCATGTCATGGAACTAATTGCAGATATCCTACTAGCAGCAGGAGCCATTGGAGCAGGTGTATACTGTTTCGTGCTTGCTCGCAGGCTCAACCGTTTCAACGATCTCGAAAAAGGCGTTGGGGGGGCCGTGGCCGTTTTGTCAGCACAGGTAGATGACCTCAACCGCACCCTTGTAGCAGCCCAACAAACAGCGGCTACTTCCGCGAAATCTCTGACAGAGCTAACCAAACGCGCAGAGGATATGTCGCGGCGGTTGGAACTACAGATGGCGGCGCTTCATGACATACCGTCAACACCCGCGCCCCAGTCTACCCGTCCAGAAGCTAGTCCGCCAGCTTCAAAGCCTGTCACGACAAATCCAAACACTCCGATGTTTGCCCGCCGATCCCACCCGGCGACAGGAGACGCAGCATGATTCTTTTCAGATCCAAACGGTCAGCCGGGCCTGTTGGCCGCGGCTCCGTTCTCGTCATCGCTCTGTTATTGGTCAGCTCTGCGACAATTCGAGTGGTCACAAGCGCAAATAGCGTTTGGGCACAGGACAGCCAATTGCCTACTACTCTGTCTGCACCATCAGCAGCGCCAAAACACCCTAGAGCATCAAGCGACTCAGAGAAGAAAGATTCAGCCTCTTTTGGGACGAGTCCGCTCCTTGCGACTACCACCAACCGGGGCGAGTTATCGGGCCTCATCGCGGCACTATCCGAACGCGAGATACAGGTGTCAGAGCGGGAAAAGAAAATTGAACTGCGGATGCGTGCGCTGTCCGTCGCAGACGCTGAAATCGAGAAACGCCTTGGAGCACTCACACAAACAGAGACAGCTTTGCGTGCAACCCTGTCTCTTGCGGATGAGGCATCCGAAAAAGACATCCTGCGCCTGACGTCGGTATACGAGAATATGAAACCTAAAGATGCCGCTATCCTTTTTGAACAGATGGAACCCAATTTTGCCGCTGGTTTTCTGGGCCGCATGCGTCCCGACATCGCCGCCGAAATCCTATCCGGGCTTTCGCCGGAAGTGGCCTATTCAATCAGCGTGATTCTTGCAGGGCGGAATGCGAATGTTCCAAAAACCTGAGCCCACGCAGAGAGTTCCTTAACCACCATATGCAACACTGTCACAAATAGACAATCGGGGGCTGACATGATCGGCATTATCGGCGTTATCACTATCTTCGTCATGGTATTTGGTGGTTACCTTCTTGCTGGTGGCAAAATGGGTATCATATTGAAATCTCTACCATTTGAGATGATCATGATCGGCGGCGCGGCATTGGGCGCCTTTCTAATCAGTAATGATGGACCAGCAATCAAGCACACTATGAAAGACATGGGGAAAGTGTTCAAAGGGCCCAAATGGAAACACGATGATTACCTTGACCTTCTGTGCCTCCTGTTCGAATTAATTCGTCTTGCAAGACAGAATCCAGTCGCTGTCGAAGAGCACATCGAAGGGCCTGATGAGTCTTCAATTTTCAGCAAATACCCGAGAATTCTTAAAGACAAGGAAGCCATTGCATTGATCTGCGATACCATGCGCTCCGCCTCGATGAACTACGACGATCCGCATCAGGTGGAAGAAGTACTTGATAAGCGTATGGAAGCGAATCTTGAACATGCAATGCACTCAAGCCATGCGCTTCAAGTGGTGGCTGACGGTCTGCCTGCTTTGGGAATTGTGGCTGCGGTATTGGGTGTGATCAAGACAATGGCATCTATTGACCAACCGCCGGAAGTTTTGGGGAAATTGATCGGCGGCGCGCTGGTTGGTACATTTCTTGGTGTGTTTCTCGCATACGGGCTGGTCGGCCCATTCGCCACGAAAGTGAGCGATGTCACAAAGGATGAGGC is drawn from Sulfitobacter sp. S223 and contains these coding sequences:
- the fliF gene encoding flagellar basal-body MS-ring/collar protein FliF; translation: MQQYLNVWMKLGIKRQLIVIAATSAMFFAILAMARMTTAPSMTLLYAGLESSAAGDVVRSLEQRGVVFEVRGGSIFVDSKARDELRLTLASEGLPANGNRGYELLDQLTGFGTTSQMFDAAYWRAKEGELARTIVANPAISMARVHIASTGSNPFQRGITPKASVSLTPNGGTISPAQGKAVRFLVASAVAGLAPEDVAVIDANGSLIGATEESAPSVGGDDKAQVLRDRVQRLLEARVGFGNAVVEVSVDTVTESEAIRERSFDPDGRVAISSDTEERTNTAEGTGGGNVTVASNLPDQKGGAGGDKSSSQNSETRERINYEVSETEREIIRVPGAVKRLSVAVLVNETTVLNDVGEPVSQPRDPAEMDALRELVSSAVGFDAERGDIITLKSMALQSVAPSGTAASVSLVDQFDLDLLSAIQMLVLAVVTLILGLFVIRPVLTKQPAEVPAMIGSQYLENSTSEGGAIAELSSLPAMIDAEDIGNAQMTAGSGDVIAMQNSDLERLPPEDPVERLRNMIGERQEETVEILRGWLEDKEEKV
- the fliL gene encoding flagellar basal body-associated protein FliL; this encodes MSEDEAALEDASPKKSKAPLIIGLMLALVGAGGGFYAALSGMILGGDAEIHTDDGKEKAKNPFANIAFVEIEPMMVSVDARPERRILRFRAQLEVPQDYQEDVTKLLPRVVDVLNSYLRALEVADLEDRTALTRLRAQMLRRVQVVTGQDRVNDFLIMEFVLT
- a CDS encoding MotE family protein yields the protein MSEREKKIELRMRALSVADAEIEKRLGALTQTETALRATLSLADEASEKDILRLTSVYENMKPKDAAILFEQMEPNFAAGFLGRMRPDIAAEILSGLSPEVAYSISVILAGRNANVPKT
- the motA gene encoding flagellar motor stator protein MotA, which codes for MIGIIGVITIFVMVFGGYLLAGGKMGIILKSLPFEMIMIGGAALGAFLISNDGPAIKHTMKDMGKVFKGPKWKHDDYLDLLCLLFELIRLARQNPVAVEEHIEGPDESSIFSKYPRILKDKEAIALICDTMRSASMNYDDPHQVEEVLDKRMEANLEHAMHSSHALQVVADGLPALGIVAAVLGVIKTMASIDQPPEVLGKLIGGALVGTFLGVFLAYGLVGPFATKVSDVTKDEAHFYQLIREVLIANLHNHATNICIEVGRQNTPSHCRPDYGELEEALKALKQNAA